A genomic segment from Chitinophaga flava encodes:
- a CDS encoding acyl carrier protein phosphodiesterase, which yields MNYLAHAYLSFHQPELITGNLIADYVKGQHQLEQYSPGIQQGIRIHRAIDAFTDQHPVTSQAKTFFRASCGLYSGVFTDVVYDHFLATDTTRFSEDSLYDFAAEVYDVITGQSDTLPADFLRMFSYMKEFNWLFNYRHNDGIERAFRGLSSRAQHLKSSPAIVFAVFLEHYEALRGCYQAFFPELQAYVENLLQNENR from the coding sequence ATGAATTATCTGGCACATGCATATTTGTCGTTTCATCAGCCAGAACTGATCACTGGCAATCTGATCGCTGATTATGTGAAAGGACAACATCAACTGGAACAATACAGTCCGGGTATACAACAGGGTATCCGGATACACCGGGCTATTGACGCCTTTACCGATCAGCACCCTGTCACCAGTCAGGCCAAGACTTTTTTCCGTGCTTCCTGCGGTCTTTACAGCGGCGTGTTCACAGACGTTGTCTACGACCATTTTCTGGCGACCGACACAACCCGCTTTTCAGAAGACAGCCTGTACGATTTTGCAGCAGAAGTATATGATGTGATTACCGGTCAGAGTGATACATTGCCGGCAGATTTTCTGCGGATGTTTTCTTATATGAAGGAATTCAACTGGTTATTTAATTATAGACACAACGACGGTATCGAAAGAGCATTCCGCGGACTCAGCTCAAGGGCTCAACATCTGAAAAGCAGCCCTGCCATTGTATTTGCAGTTTTCCTGGAACACTATGAAGCATTACGTGGTTGTTATCAGGCTTTTTTCCCTGAGCTGCAGGCTTATGTGGAAAATTTGTTACAAAACGAAAACCGCTAA
- a CDS encoding DUF2911 domain-containing protein codes for MFKKAIIFAFALGLFAANAGAQDKKLPPLDASPMDMAYYPPMYPYVVKVKGEPGTLVARVIYSRPQTKGREIFGNLEEYGKIWRLGANEATEIEFFRPVTIAGKSIPKGRYTMYAIPTEKTWTIIINKETDIWGAFKYDQRKDVVRTALPVVALDTPIDAFTMVFEKGEPGANLIIAWDKVSVSLPIRW; via the coding sequence ATGTTTAAAAAAGCAATCATCTTTGCCTTTGCACTGGGATTATTTGCCGCCAACGCAGGAGCACAGGATAAAAAACTGCCGCCACTGGATGCCAGCCCAATGGACATGGCTTATTACCCTCCCATGTACCCTTATGTGGTAAAAGTAAAAGGAGAACCCGGCACCCTCGTTGCCAGGGTGATATATAGCCGTCCGCAAACAAAAGGAAGAGAAATCTTCGGTAACCTGGAAGAATACGGAAAAATATGGCGACTCGGCGCCAACGAAGCCACTGAAATAGAATTCTTCAGACCTGTGACCATCGCCGGAAAAAGTATTCCGAAAGGCCGTTACACCATGTACGCCATCCCAACAGAAAAAACATGGACCATCATCATCAATAAAGAAACAGATATCTGGGGCGCTTTTAAATACGATCAGCGTAAAGACGTTGTGAGAACAGCGCTTCCGGTAGTAGCACTCGACACCCCCATAGATGCCTTCACTATGGTATTTGAAAAAGGGGAGCCCGGTGCCAACCTGATCATCGCCTGGGATAAGGTAAGTGTAAGTCTGCCGATCCGCTGGTAA